TATTCATCAGTTTAAGAACAGTTTTATGATTGATGATAGTTCCTGATTTTCTTAATTCATCGGTAATTCGTCGATAGCCATATCGCCCTTTATGCTGATGATAAATGGATTTTATCTTAAGTTTTAATTCCTCGTATTTATCTGTTTTACTACGTGAAATATGATAGTAAAAGCTGCTTCTAGCCATATGTGTACAATCTAAAAGTAAATTTAGATGAAATTCTGGCCTTAATTCATTTATGGCTTGTGTCCAAGTTTCTTTTGTTTTTCTTCCTCGGCTTGAATTAAGGCATTGAACTTTTTTAAGAGTGCATTTTCACAACGTAAACGTTCAATCTCCAACAATAGTTCTTCTTCTCTTGTTAACGGTTGTTTCGATTTTTTAGGTCTACCTTTAGATGTGCTCATAGTCTTGGGACGGCCTTTTGGTTTGGGTTTTAATCCGTCTATTCCAAAGGTAGCAAAATCTTTTTGCCATTTTATAATAACCGATTCACTTGGAATATTAAATTTAACTCTGGCTTCACGCAAACTAAGAAACTGTTTGGTTATAGACTTAATAACTTTCAACTTAAATTCAACGCTATACGTTTGGTTTTTTTTAGGTTCTATACCTGAAATTCCTTGATTATGATAATCAGAAACCCATTTCTTTAATAAAGAAGCATGTATATTTTCTTTTTTACTAATTGAACGTATTGTTCGATGTTTTTCTAAAACTTCTTTCACACAGCGTAACTTAAATGCTACACCATATTTTACTTTTCTTGTCATAAAAAATGCCCCCAAAAGTGTCTAACTTTTTGGGGGCAGTGTATATTGATTTCGCTTTTTTGTTTGGTATAAAATGTAAATCAATTCTACATACTTGTTGTAACTTATTGTTCCTTCTTGATTATTTGCTTTTAAGAATTGATTATTTAATTCTGAAAACGTATCACTTGCTTTTCCTTCATATTTTAAATAATGATTTAATTCTGCTTGACGATCAAGCTTGATTTTTGGATACATATTATTCAATTCCATTTTTACAAAATAAGGATCAGACTTGTAAATTGCACCCAAAAGCGTATAAATACTTTTATAATAAATAGAATAATTAATTTCGGGATTCTTCGATTTTGAGCCTAAATAATAAGCTAAAAAATTTGCTTCACTTTCTGATGCAAATCCCATTTGATGACCATATTCGTGAAAAAGAGTAGCAGGTTGTTTTAGATTTGTATTGTAACGATTCAGGTTTGCTTCAACTGTAAAAGGATTGTAATAGCCTAAAATCCCCATATAATTTTGCATTTTCGAAATCCAAGATAATTTGAAATGAACATTTTCTAACAATCGATAATTTTTCAACCATTTCAAATCTTTTATAGAAGATTGTAGTGAGTAAAATTCTTCATTATAATCATTGAGATTAGATTTAAACTGAATGGTTGTTGTAGAATCATTGTGTTCTATTTTATTACGGGCAATAATTGCTTTGTCTAATTCGATACAATAAATTTCTTTTAGAATTTTTGGTTGAATTGCAATTTCTTTTTGATGAAAAGTTAATGTGTCTTTTTTATACATAACTCCCCAAGCGAATATGTAAATAAAATAGAAGCTATTTACAAAAATCAATAGATGATAAATAGATTTTGAAGTTTCACGATTTTTGTAAAAAAAACTTCTAATCACTCTGAGTATAAGAAAGAAACCAAGAATACCAATCATTAAATAAAAAATATCACCTAATGGTAATTGAACAGAATTGGTCATTTTAGCTACAAAAGCAGATAGGGGGAATGTTATCCTTTGAACGATAAAATCAATGAAATTATCAGATAAGAATAGTACAGAAAAGAGAATAATTTGTGCAATTAATACTAAAAACGAAATGATGGTTTTATTCAACTTCTTTTGCATATTGATTGGCTATAAAACTAATATAAATTAATTGAAAAGTATGGTAAAGCATAATTGGAATCAAGTATATACCGATGTCACCAGAAAAAATAACTGCAGCAATTACCGAGCCATGAACCAACGATTTTTTGGTTGCACAAAATTGAATTGTAATATCATCTTCTCGATTAAAATTCATTTTTAGTGCGATCCATTTAGAAAAATTAAAAAACATAAAAAATAAAGTAACCACTACAACGAAAACAATTAAAAGAGGAATCAAGCCTAATTTGTCAAAAATTCCATCTAAAAATGTGTGACTAAAACTATTGTAGACAATTAAAATGATGGTTAACTTATCTAAGTTAGAAAATTGTTTTTTGTATTTATGATAGAAATTACCCAAAAAAGGTTGAGATAAAGCACCAATAATAACAGGTAAAATAATTTTTAGAACCAAATCTAAAAAAATTCCTAATAAATCAAATTCTCCATCACTTTTTGATAAAAATAAACTCATCCAAAGCGGTGTGATAATAATACCGATTAAACCAGAGATACTCGCATTAAAAATGGCACTGGGTATATTTCCTTTTGCAATAGAAACCATTACTACAGATGAAGAAACAGTACTTGGCAAAGCCGCAAGATAAAAAATAGCGACATAAAGTGTGAAATATGCAGGATAGTTCTTAATGAGTGGATAGAAACAAAGAACAAGTATTGGAAAAAATATAAACGTTATAGACTGGATTAATAAATGCATTTTCCAGTTGGACAAGTCCTTGAAAAAATCTTTCCAATTTAATTTTAACCCATAAAAAAAGAAAACTAAAATAATACCTATATCTATTATTGTATTAAGGTTAATATTGCTGTACGACCACAAACTAATATTTGGGTATATGTAAGCAACTAAAATAGCTATAAATAAAAAAAGGATAAAAGGATCAGGTAATTTGTTTAAAAATTTCAAAATCAATATAATTTAAGCAAAAATAATAAATAACTTTCAAAACATTTAACAAATAATTAATACTTTGATTTGGCGTAAAAGCAATATAAGATTAATTATTTGTAAATTGATGTACTTTTTTTATATATTTGTAGTAACAACACCTAAAATCTATCTTATGAATACATGTCTTCAATGTAACCAAACACTTTTTGGTCGCAAAGACAAAAAGTTTTGCAATGACTTTTGTCGAAATTCTTATAACAACAATCTGAACCGAGACAAAGTAGAGATTGTAAGAAATATTAATAATCGATTAAGAAAGAATAACCGAATTTTAAAATCTTTGTTAGAAGAAGGTATTCGTTCGGTGGATAAAAATGAACTTAGTCTAAGGAACTTTGATTTTAGATACATTACGAATGTTGATGAATCTAAAAATGGCACAATTTTTTATGTGTACGATGTTGGATATCAGAAATTAAACGAAGAAAATTATTTGTTATTTCAGGAATAAATTTTTATTTTTTTATTGAAAAAGCGCATTAATTATTTAATGCGTTTTTATTTTTTAAAAAATACGGTTTCTTTTAGAGTAGTCAGTACAATAACTTTCCAAAATACATTAACTTTGCGCCACGATGAAAAAAGATATCAATCAACTCGATTCAAAGGAATTTATCCTAATAAAAGGTGCAAAGTTGCACAATCTAAAGAATATTGATTTAGCGATACCAAAAAATAAATTGGTTGTGATTACTGGAATGTCTGGTTCTGGAAAATCTACGTTGGCTTTTGACACATTGTATGCAGAAGGTCAGCGTCGTTATGTTGAAAGTTTGTCGTCTTATGCGCGTCAATTTTTAGGAAAATTAGATAAACCACAAGTTGATTATATCAAAGGAATAGCTCCGGCGATTGCGATACAACAGAAAGTAAATTCAACCAATCCACGTTCTACAGTTGGTACAACAACAGAGATTTACGATTATTTGAAATTATTATATGCCCGAATTGGAAAAACATATTCACCGATTACAGGAGAATTAGTTCAGAAAGATTCGGTGACGGATGTTGTGGATTATTTGAAAACTTTTGAAGCCGAAACAAAATTTATTCTTCAAATTAAATTGGTTGTTCCAGAAGAACGTACGTTTTCTGAACATTTAAATATTCTTCAACAACAAGGGTTTACACGTTTAAGTGTAGATGGAAATCAAGTCAAAATTGAAGATTTAATTTCGTTTAACTTTGAGCCTCAACCCGAAAATGATGTTCATTTAGTCATTGATCGTATTGCATTACCTACAGAAGACGAAGAATCTTTTTATCATCGTTTGGCAGACTCTATCGAAACTGCTTTTTTCGAAGGAAAAGGAGACATTGCAGTTGTAAATATAGATCATAATTCAGTTAAATATTTTTCAAATAAATTCGAATCTGATGGCTTGATTTTTAATGAACCAAACATTCATTTCTTTAGTTTCAACAATCCTTATGGTGCTTGTCCAACTTGTGAAGGTTACGGGAAAGTAATTGGGATTGAAGAAAATCTTGTCGTACCAAATAAATCGTTATCTATTTACGAAGATGCGGTGGTTGCATGGAAAGGAGAGAAGATGAGCGAATGGAAAAATCATTTTATTAAGCAATCACAACAAGTCGACTTTCCTATTCACAAACCTTATTTTGAATTATCAGAAGAACAAAAAGAGTATTTGTGGCGAGGTGATTTGAATTGGGAAGGATTAGACGGTTTCTTTAAAATGGTTGAAGAAAACACCTATAAAATTCAATACCGTGTGATGTTGTCTCGTTACAGAGGAAAAACAACTTGTCCGACGTGTAAAGGAAAACGATTACGCAAAGAAACTAATTTTGTGAAAATTGCAGATAAATCAATCAGTGATTTAGTTGATTTACCGTTAAATGAATTGAATGATTTTTTTACAAGTATTCAATTTAATGAATATGATCAGCAAATCGCTGGTCGAATTATTTATGAAATAAAATCTCGTTTAACTTTCCTATTGGATGTTGGTTTAGAATATTTATCGCTCAACCGTGCGTCAAATACATTGTCTGGAGGAGAATCGCAACGTATCAATTTAGCAACTTCGTTAGGAAGCAGTTTGGTTGGATCGATGTACGTTTTAGACGAACCTTCGATTGGTTTACATTCGCGAGATACGGAAAAGTTTATCACGATTTTACATCGTTTACGTGATTTAGGAAATACAGTAATTGTGGTGGAACATGATGAAGATATCATGAAAGCTGCGGATTATATTATTGATATTGGTCCAGAAGCTGGAACAAATGGAGGAGAGGTCGTGTTTGAAGGAACTTATGACGAATTGATAAAAGCTGATACCTTGACATCTAAATATTTGAATGGGAAATTAGCAATTGAAGTTCCTAAGAACCGTTTAAATTCACCTAATTATTTGAAAATTATAGGTGCACGAGAAAATAATTTAAAGAATATTGATGTTAAATTTCCACTAAACGAATTAACTGTGATTACAGGAGTTTCTGGTTCAGGGAAATCAACGTTAATGAAAGATATTTTAGCACCAGCTGTTCAGCGTCATTTTGAAATCTATGGGAATAAAATTGGTGATTTTGACGATTTAGTTGGTGATTTGAAACAGTTAGAAGGAATCGAGTTAATTGATCAAAATCCAATTGGGAAATCATCGCGTTCAAACCCTGTGACTTATGTGAAAGCTTATGACGATATTCGAAATTTATTTGCATCACAAAAAGCGAGTAAAGTGATGGGATTTCAGCCCAAACATTTTTCGTTTAACGTAGATGGTGGACGTTGCGATGCTTGTAAAGGAGAAGGAACAATTACGATCGAAATGCAATTTATGGCGGATGTTGAGTTGGTTTGTGAAGATTGTCATGGAGAACGTTTCAAGAAAGAAATTTTAGAAGTTAAGTTTGAAGGAAAGTCAATTTCAGATATTTTGAATTTAACAATTGATGAAGCTATCGATTTTTTTGCAGCACATCAACAAAATAAAATTGTAGAGAAGTTAAAGCCTTTGCAAGATGTTGGTTTAGGTTACGTGAAGTTAGGTCAATCGTCGAATACGCTTTCAGGCGGAGAAGCGCAGCGTGTAAAATTGGCTTTTTTCTTGACAAAAGGAGAAACCACGAATAAAACCTTGTTTATTTTTGATGAACCGTCTACTGGTTTGCATTTTCATGATATTCAGAAATTAATCAAGGCTTTACGAGCATTGATTAATTTGGGACATTCAGTTTTTGTGATTGAGCACAATATGGATATTATTAAAGTTGCCGATTGGGTAATAGATCTTGGACCAGAAGGAGGGAAAAAAGGTGGTTTCTTAGTAGCAGAAGGAACACCAGAAGATATTGTAAAAGTAAAAGAATCGTATACAGCGCTATTCTTAAAAGAGAAATTATAACGAACAAAATGTATAAAACCGAGTATTAACTCGATTTTTTTATGGTGTAGTACATGTTGAATTATGATAAACAGGAAAATTGCATGAATTTGCAATAAAACACAATTCATTTGCTTTTTTATGCAAAGAAAGAGCGAGCTCAATTTGCGTTTCATCAGCAATAATAACTTCTGGAAATAAATTGACTACAATAATTTTTCCACTTCCATCTGCATTCACAACTAAAGTTGCTTCAGAATGATCAGTGTAAGAAATGACCTCAATTTTATGTTGAGCACAACAATATAAGTACGACATCATATGGCATGAAGTTAAACTACTTAATAACAAATCTTCGGGATTATATAAATTAGGATCTCCTTTGAAAGCTTTTGCTGCCGAAATTTCTAAATTAGGTTTTCCTTCAATCAAAATATGATGACTTTTACTATAAAATTTAGTAGTACGATCGGTTGAAGGTTCTTTCTTAATCCAATTTAATGCAACTTTAAATAAATGTTTCAAGATGTAATTTTTACCAAAAATAAACGATAAAAAAAACACAACCAAGAATCCTTCGTTGTGCTTTTATTAATAATGAATTATATTTAAAATAATAATTTATTTTGCTTGCTTATCAATTTCATTTTGAATGATTTTCCAATCATATAATTGAAAAGTTTTTCCATTGCTCATTGCGACAAAAAATCCTTTTGGAAATTTAGTTCCGAAATTAAAATTTACAGCATCAGCTCCATCACATTCTATTGTAGAAACTGGAATTTTAGCAATTAATTTGTGTTCATTCGGATTTGTAGGCTCTCCTTGTCTTTTATAAACATTAAAATAATTTGCTTGTTGATCAGAAATCAAGATGTAACCATCTTTAGCTGAGGTTTTGTAAATCGCAATACCTTCGTGATCTCGTTTAAAATCATTTTGTCCAAAAAAAGCTATTTCTTCGTTTCCTTTTTTAGGTTCAGCATAATATTTTCTAATTCCCGTTGTTTCATCTGCATAATAAATATACCCTAATTCTTCATCAACTGCGATTGCTTCAATTTCTTTTTTGCCAGAATAATTACCAAATTTTCGAACCAATGTAGTTGTAATTTGACCATTTTTTTCTTCAAGTAGATATTGATGGATATATTCGCCACTTGGCCCTTCTTTTCTTCCTACAATTGCATAGATTTTATTGTCTTTACTTTTGTATAATGCAATTCCCATTGGATCTCGTTGAGCTTCATTTTCAAATACATCAATTCCTCCATTGTCTATTAATTTGAAATCTGGTAAAGAAACAATTCTGATTTTGTTACTTGCACGTTCTGTCGTAACAGCAATATCAATTTCTTTTCCTTCAAAACTAAATCCGTAAGCGACATCTACATTATTTGGACGATTGAGTGGAGTAATTTTATGAATAATTTCACCATTAAGATTATAAGCATATAAACCTCCTGTATCTTCTTGTTTATCTGTTCCGATAATCATAGATTTTTCTGGATTTTTTTTATCAATCCAAATCGCAGGATCATCAGTGTCATTTGGTGTTTGTTGAGTTGTAACAGTTGGCTTTAATGCATTTTTTGGGATGGATGCTAATTTGGAAGATTCACACGAAAATATACTTCCAATTACTGATAAAGTGATGATTATTTTTTTCATACTATTTTATTTTAGAAATCAAATTTTAACCCCATTGTAAAACGTGGTTGATAATACTCAAGTTGTTTAGTTTGGTTTGATACGCCTTGGTAGTAACGTAATGGTTGATTGGTTAAATTATTTGCTTCTGCAAAAATTCGTAGGTTATTTGAAAATTTATAAGAAGCGTTTGCATCTATAAATAGTTGTTTGTCGTAATAACTATCTTCGAAAGCATTTCCTCCAATTTCGTCTAAATAAGCTGCCGTATAATTAAGAGAAACTCTTGCTGTAAATTTTTTATTCTCAAAAGATAATGATCCATTAAACATATGTGGAGCTGTTTTTGGTAAATCAAGATCTTCTCTCAAATCACCGTCTTCATTTGTTATTCCTTTGGCTTTAGAATCGGTGTATGTATAATTTAAATACACACCAAGATGTTTGAAAAATTCTCCTGGAATAAAATCTAATTGACGCTGAAAAGCTATTTCGAAGCCATAAACATTTACATGATCTCCGTTGCGCGCTTGAGTCATTTTCCAATTTTCACCGGTAGGAATTGGATTAGCAATATCAGGAAATAATGCATTAAAATTACTGCTTGTAAATGTATTGTTTTTATATGTGTATATAAAATCATTTAATTTTTTATAAAAGAATCCTCCCGAAACAATTCCAATATTTTCAAAATAATTTTCTAACATTAAATCGTAATTCATTGCATAAGTAGCTTTTAAATCAGGATTTCCTGCGTATAATTCAGAATCTTCTTTTAAAACGCTTACATATGGTGCTAAACTATAATAATTGGGACGAGCCAAACTCGTTGTAAATGCAGCTCTAAGAATAAAATCATTTGTGAATTTATGTTTCAAAGAAATACTTGGAAGTATGTTTGTATAATCATTTTTATGATTAATTTCTCCGATTAAATCTTCTTCATCTTGAACATAATTACCCGTATATTCGATAGACGTATTTTCTACTCGAACTCCAAGTATTACAGAAGTCATCGTAGATAAATCTTGATCCCAACGAATATATCCAGCCGAAATATTTTCTTTTGCTTTATAATTTGACGCTAAAAATTCAGACGGTTCTAAATTAGCATTAAATAATGATGGATTAGAAAGTGCTAAATTTCCTAAATTTTGATTCGAGTAAAAATAGCCAGCTTGATATTTTGAACCTGGGTTAAATTTAGAACTGCTCCAATCTACCGGATTTTGAGAATTTAAATTCCCCAAACCATCTATACTTTCGTATGAATAATAAATATTGTTTCGTTCTTTATTTTTTAAACGTAAACGCCCACCAAAACGTAAACGCCCTTTTTGGTTATCGATTACACTAAAAGGAACTCGGAAATTTAATTTCGCTCCAAATTCTTTTTCACTTGTATAATCATGTTGTTCAGACAAAGTTCCGACTTTGTATTTAGATAAATCTTCTGTAGATGTTGTAGAAACTAATGGATAGTTTGGATCGGATAAATCTTCTGTAAAACTAACGTTTTTTGCTCTGTAATCAGTATAACGCTCATTTGGTCTATCTTCGCTTGCTTTAGAAAAAGTTACCGCCCAATCCATATCAATTTTTGGAGATAACAAATGTTCTCCTTTTAAAGAAATATTATAAACTCTTTGATCTTCTAATCGTGCATTTTTATTGCGATTATTATTAATACCTCCTTTAGTCTCTCTTCTTATACTTCCTTTGTAATTGTTTGTTTTTTCGTCGTATTCTAAGTCTTTATATGTTACTCTATATCTGTTTTCTCTATCATCTCGCCAATTATAGATAGCAGATAAATCTATTCTATTGTTTTCATTGAATTGATAATCAGAAGATAAAGAAATACTTCTTCTTACACGTTGAATATCATATTTTCGAATCTGAAATTCAGACAAATAAGTTTTATCGCCATCTTTTTCCCAAACTGCCTCAATATTATCTGAACCAAAATTCTGAACTTGGTAACTTGCAGAAGCAACAACCCCTAACTTTTTATCAAAAAATCTATTTCCATATAAAAAAGCAGAATTGTATAATCCTTTTTCACGAATTGGAGCGTATCCTCCTGAAGCTGTAATAGAAATTCGCTCTTTATTTGGAACTGCACGTGTTATCAAATTCACAGCTCCACCAATTGCATC
This portion of the Empedobacter stercoris genome encodes:
- a CDS encoding IS3 family transposase (programmed frameshift) gives rise to the protein MTRKVKYGVAFKLRCVKEVLEKHRTIRSISKKENIHASLLKKWVSDYHNQGISGIEPKKNQTYSVEFKLKVIKSITKQFLSLREARVKFNIPSESVIIKWQKDFATFGIDGLKPKPKGRPKTMSTSKGRPKKSKQPLTREEELLLEIERLRCENGTLKKVQCLNSSRGRKTKETWTQAINELRPEFHLNLLLDCTHMARSSFYYHISRSKTDKYEELKLKIKSIYHQHKGRYGYRRITDELRKSGTIINHKTVLKLMNSLGLKSLIRRKKYKSYKGEQGKIAPNILQRAFKADKPNQKWVTDVTEFKVKDKKLYLSPIMDLYNQEIISYELSERPVFNQVTQMLKKAFKITKDTKDLILHSDQGWQYQMKQYQALLNEKGIIQSMSRKGNCLDNAIIENFFGILKSELFYLQKFNSIEELKKEIKQYIYYYNNDRIKSNLNKMSPIQYRTHFYNY
- a CDS encoding DUF3810 domain-containing protein, whose protein sequence is MQKKLNKTIISFLVLIAQIILFSVLFLSDNFIDFIVQRITFPLSAFVAKMTNSVQLPLGDIFYLMIGILGFFLILRVIRSFFYKNRETSKSIYHLLIFVNSFYFIYIFAWGVMYKKDTLTFHQKEIAIQPKILKEIYCIELDKAIIARNKIEHNDSTTTIQFKSNLNDYNEEFYSLQSSIKDLKWLKNYRLLENVHFKLSWISKMQNYMGILGYYNPFTVEANLNRYNTNLKQPATLFHEYGHQMGFASESEANFLAYYLGSKSKNPEINYSIYYKSIYTLLGAIYKSDPYFVKMELNNMYPKIKLDRQAELNHYLKYEGKASDTFSELNNQFLKANNQEGTISYNKYVELIYILYQTKKRNQYTLPPKS
- a CDS encoding bile acid:sodium symporter family protein, producing the protein MILKFLNKLPDPFILFLFIAILVAYIYPNISLWSYSNINLNTIIDIGIILVFFFYGLKLNWKDFFKDLSNWKMHLLIQSITFIFFPILVLCFYPLIKNYPAYFTLYVAIFYLAALPSTVSSSVVMVSIAKGNIPSAIFNASISGLIGIIITPLWMSLFLSKSDGEFDLLGIFLDLVLKIILPVIIGALSQPFLGNFYHKYKKQFSNLDKLTIILIVYNSFSHTFLDGIFDKLGLIPLLIVFVVVVTLFFMFFNFSKWIALKMNFNREDDITIQFCATKKSLVHGSVIAAVIFSGDIGIYLIPIMLYHTFQLIYISFIANQYAKEVE
- the uvrA gene encoding excinuclease ABC subunit UvrA gives rise to the protein MKKDINQLDSKEFILIKGAKLHNLKNIDLAIPKNKLVVITGMSGSGKSTLAFDTLYAEGQRRYVESLSSYARQFLGKLDKPQVDYIKGIAPAIAIQQKVNSTNPRSTVGTTTEIYDYLKLLYARIGKTYSPITGELVQKDSVTDVVDYLKTFEAETKFILQIKLVVPEERTFSEHLNILQQQGFTRLSVDGNQVKIEDLISFNFEPQPENDVHLVIDRIALPTEDEESFYHRLADSIETAFFEGKGDIAVVNIDHNSVKYFSNKFESDGLIFNEPNIHFFSFNNPYGACPTCEGYGKVIGIEENLVVPNKSLSIYEDAVVAWKGEKMSEWKNHFIKQSQQVDFPIHKPYFELSEEQKEYLWRGDLNWEGLDGFFKMVEENTYKIQYRVMLSRYRGKTTCPTCKGKRLRKETNFVKIADKSISDLVDLPLNELNDFFTSIQFNEYDQQIAGRIIYEIKSRLTFLLDVGLEYLSLNRASNTLSGGESQRINLATSLGSSLVGSMYVLDEPSIGLHSRDTEKFITILHRLRDLGNTVIVVEHDEDIMKAADYIIDIGPEAGTNGGEVVFEGTYDELIKADTLTSKYLNGKLAIEVPKNRLNSPNYLKIIGARENNLKNIDVKFPLNELTVITGVSGSGKSTLMKDILAPAVQRHFEIYGNKIGDFDDLVGDLKQLEGIELIDQNPIGKSSRSNPVTYVKAYDDIRNLFASQKASKVMGFQPKHFSFNVDGGRCDACKGEGTITIEMQFMADVELVCEDCHGERFKKEILEVKFEGKSISDILNLTIDEAIDFFAAHQQNKIVEKLKPLQDVGLGYVKLGQSSNTLSGGEAQRVKLAFFLTKGETTNKTLFIFDEPSTGLHFHDIQKLIKALRALINLGHSVFVIEHNMDIIKVADWVIDLGPEGGKKGGFLVAEGTPEDIVKVKESYTALFLKEKL
- a CDS encoding OsmC family protein, which translates into the protein MLKHLFKVALNWIKKEPSTDRTTKFYSKSHHILIEGKPNLEISAAKAFKGDPNLYNPEDLLLSSLTSCHMMSYLYCCAQHKIEVISYTDHSEATLVVNADGSGKIIVVNLFPEVIIADETQIELALSLHKKANELCFIANSCNFPVYHNSTCTTP
- a CDS encoding phytase → MKKIIITLSVIGSIFSCESSKLASIPKNALKPTVTTQQTPNDTDDPAIWIDKKNPEKSMIIGTDKQEDTGGLYAYNLNGEIIHKITPLNRPNNVDVAYGFSFEGKEIDIAVTTERASNKIRIVSLPDFKLIDNGGIDVFENEAQRDPMGIALYKSKDNKIYAIVGRKEGPSGEYIHQYLLEEKNGQITTTLVRKFGNYSGKKEIEAIAVDEELGYIYYADETTGIRKYYAEPKKGNEEIAFFGQNDFKRDHEGIAIYKTSAKDGYILISDQQANYFNVYKRQGEPTNPNEHKLIAKIPVSTIECDGADAVNFNFGTKFPKGFFVAMSNGKTFQLYDWKIIQNEIDKQAK
- a CDS encoding TonB-dependent receptor — encoded protein: MKHLLKLTLLVLGPMVLAQNGVISGKIIDATDQFSLPGARLRIENTNKYTISDQNGNYQFLNLNPGTYIVYIDYLGYETISKQIEVSENKTAVINFSLDAESRELNEVVVIGDFLKGQAKALNQQKNNGNITNIISSDQVGRFPDSNIGDALKRVSGITMQNDQGEARNIIIRGLSPELNSVMLNGDRIPSAEGDNRNVQMDLIPSEMISTIEVNKTLTPDMDADAIGGAVNLITRAVPNKERISITASGGYAPIREKGLYNSAFLYGNRFFDKKLGVVASASYQVQNFGSDNIEAVWEKDGDKTYLSEFQIRKYDIQRVRRSISLSSDYQFNENNRIDLSAIYNWRDDRENRYRVTYKDLEYDEKTNNYKGSIRRETKGGINNNRNKNARLEDQRVYNISLKGEHLLSPKIDMDWAVTFSKASEDRPNERYTDYRAKNVSFTEDLSDPNYPLVSTTSTEDLSKYKVGTLSEQHDYTSEKEFGAKLNFRVPFSVIDNQKGRLRFGGRLRLKNKERNNIYYSYESIDGLGNLNSQNPVDWSSSKFNPGSKYQAGYFYSNQNLGNLALSNPSLFNANLEPSEFLASNYKAKENISAGYIRWDQDLSTMTSVILGVRVENTSIEYTGNYVQDEEDLIGEINHKNDYTNILPSISLKHKFTNDFILRAAFTTSLARPNYYSLAPYVSVLKEDSELYAGNPDLKATYAMNYDLMLENYFENIGIVSGGFFYKKLNDFIYTYKNNTFTSSNFNALFPDIANPIPTGENWKMTQARNGDHVNVYGFEIAFQRQLDFIPGEFFKHLGVYLNYTYTDSKAKGITNEDGDLREDLDLPKTAPHMFNGSLSFENKKFTARVSLNYTAAYLDEIGGNAFEDSYYDKQLFIDANASYKFSNNLRIFAEANNLTNQPLRYYQGVSNQTKQLEYYQPRFTMGLKFDF